Proteins encoded together in one Camelina sativa cultivar DH55 chromosome 9, Cs, whole genome shotgun sequence window:
- the LOC104713410 gene encoding caffeoylshikimate esterase: MDRVLTSRFDTASSTLSSFRFRHRSSLAITRRLAPAIVCAKRSPIDGVSDELNLIASQNLDQAPARRLARSAFIDFQLQLDHCLFKEAPIGIRTEEWYERNWKGEEIFCKSWLPKSGDEIKASVCFCHGYGSTCTFFFDGIAKQIAGSGYGVYAVDHPGFGLSDGLHGHIPSFDDLAGNCIEQFSKMKGRPELRNLPRFLLGQSMGGAVALKIHLKEPQAWDGLILVAPMCKISEDVKPSPLVLKTLILMSTLFPKAKLFPKKDLSELFFRDPSKRKLCEYDVICYDDQTRLKTAVELLNATRDIEMHVDKVSLPLLILHGDADKVTDPTVSKFLHDNAISQDKTLKLYPGGYHCILEGDTDENIFTVINDIVAWLDARVAPK, translated from the exons ATGGATCGTGTTTTAACTTCCCGTTTTGATACTGCCTCCTCTACTCTCTCCTCTTTCCGATTCCGACATAGGAGTTCTTTAGCCATCACTCGACGGTTAGCGCCGGCGATTGTTTGCGCGAAACGATCTCCCATCGATGGAGTAAGCGACGAGCTGAATCTGATCGCTTCACAGAACTTAGATCAAGCTCCAGCACGAAGACTAGCCCGTTCTGCTTTCATTGACTTTCAGCTTCAGCTCGATCACTGCTTGTTTAAG GAAGCTCCGATTGGGATCAGAACAGAGGAG TGGTATGAGAGAAATTGGAAAGGGGAAGAAATTTTCTGCAAGAGTTGGTTACCCAAATCTGGCGACGAAATCAAAGCTTCGGTGTGTTTCTGTCATGGCTATGGAAGCACTTGCACTTTCTTCTTTGATG gTATAGCTAAGCAAATAGCAGGTTCAGGTTATGGAGTTTATGCTGTAGACCATCCTGGTTTTGGTCTCTCAGATGGTTTACATGGTCACATTCCAAGTTTTGATGACTTAGCTGGAAATTGTATTGAACAGTTCTCCAAAATGAAAG GGAGACCTGAATTGAGAAACTTGCCTCGGTTCCTGCTTGGACAGTCAATGGGAGGAGCTGTTGCCTTGAAAATTCATCTGAAAGAACCTCAAGCCTGGGATGGTCTTATCCTTGTTGCTCCTATGTGTAAA ATTTCAGAAGATGTAAAACCTTCCCCGCTAGTCTTGAAGACGTTGATCTTGATGTCGACACTATTTCCCAAAGCAAAGCTCTTTCCAAAGAAAGACTTGAGCGAGCTGTTCTTCAGAGACCCGAGTAAACGAAAATTG TGCGAATACGATGTGATTTGCTACGATGATCAAACGCGTTTGAAAACCGCTGTTGAACTTCTGAATGCTACAAGAGACATTGAGATGCACGTTGACAAG GTCTCGTTGCCACTGTTGATACTTCATGGAGACGCTGATAAAGTCACAGATCCCACAGTGAGCAAATTCCTTCACGACAATGCAATCAGCCAAGACAAGACTCTAAAACTCTATCCAGGTGGCTACCATTGCATTCTAGAAGGTGATACAGACGAAAATATTTTCACCGTAATCAACGACATAGTTGCTTGGCTCGATGCCCGCGTTGCTCCAAAGTAA
- the LOC104713411 gene encoding proteasome subunit beta type-3-B has protein sequence MSIFEYNGSAVVAMVGKNCFAIASDRRLGVQLQTIATDFQRISKIHDHLFIGLSGLATDVQTLYQRLVFRHKLYQLREERDMKPETFASLVSAILYEKRFGPYLCQPVIAGLGDDNKPFICTMDSIGAKELAKDFVVSGTASESLYGACEAMFKPDMEAEELFETISQALLSSVDRDCLSGWGGHVYVVTPNEIKEKILKGRMD, from the exons ATGTCG ATCTTCGAGTACAATGGAAGTGCCGTCGTAGCTATGGTTGGGAAGAACTGTTTCGCTATAGCTAGTGATCGAAGACTTGGTGTGCAACTACAGACCATAGCTACCGATTTTCAGAGAATCTCCAAGATCCACGATCATCTCTTCATCGGACTTTCCGGTCTCGCTACCGATGTCCAGACATT GTACCAGCGACTTGTATTTCGACATAAGCTATATCAGCTTAGGGAAGAAAGAGACATGAAGCCAGAAACTTTTGCTAGTCTTGTATCTGCCATTCTTTATGAGAAAAG ATTTGGTCCTTACTTGTGCCAACCTGTGATTGCTGGCTTGGGAGACGATAACAAACCTTTCATCTGCACTATGGATTCAATTGGAGCCAA GGAGTTAGCAAAAGATTTTGTTGTCTCTGGAACTGCTTCAGAATCGCTATATGGTGCCTGTGAAGCCATGTTCAAACCAGATATG GAAGCTGAGGAATTGTTTGAGACAATTTCACAAGCACTTCTCTCTTCAGTTGACCGTGATTGTCTGAGTGGATGGGGAGGACATGTCTACGTTGT AACACCAAATGAGATCAAGGAGAAAATTCTCAAGGGAAGGATGGATTGA
- the LOC104713413 gene encoding NAC domain-containing protein 2-like: MMKLGADLQFPPGFRFHPTDEELVLMYLCRKCASQPIPAPIITELDLYRYDPWDLPDMALYGEKEWYFFSPRDRKYPNGSRPNRAAGTGYWKATGADKPIGRPKPVGIKKALVFYSGKPPNGEKTNWIMHEYRLADVDRSVRKKNSLRLDDWVLCRIYNKKGVIEKRQTGIVNDTCSPESVARLVAGSESEQVVSPEFTYSNGRSSNPLDFPFNYVDAIADNEIVSRLLGGGNQMWSTFDPLVVRQQRTF, from the exons ATGATGAAACTTGGGGCCGATTTGCAATTTCCGCCTGGATTTAGATTTCATCCGACGGATGAAGAGCTTGTACTCATGTATCTTTGCCGTAAATGCGCGTCGCAGCCGATTCCTGCACCGATCATCACCGAACTCGATTTGTACAGATATGATCCTTGGGACCTTCCCG ACATGGCTTTGTACGGTGAAAAGGAGTGGTATTTTTTCTCACCGAGAGATCGAAAGTATCCCAACGGTTCGAGACCAAACCGTGCAGCTGGTACTGGCTATTGGAAAGCTACCGGTGCTGATAAACCGATAGGTCGTCCTAAACCGGTCGGTATCAAGAAGGCTCTAGTCTTCTACTCCGGAAAACCTCCGAACGGAGAGAAAACCAACTGGATTATGCACGAATACCGGCTCGCTGACGTTGACCGGTCGGTTCGCAAGAAAAACAGTCTAAGG cTGGACGATTGGGTATTGTGTCGTATATATAACAAGAAAGGTGTCATCGAGAAGAGACAGACCGGTATCGTGAACGACACGTGTTCACCGGAATCTGTGGCGAGATTGGTCGCCGGCTCGGAATCGGAGCAAGTGGTGTCGCCGGAATTCACGTACAGTAACGGTCGGTCGAGTAATCCCCTTGATTTTCCGTTTAATTACGTAGATGCCATAGCCGATAACGAGATTGTCTCACGGCTATTGGGCGGCGGGAATCAGATGTGGTCGACGTTTGATCCACTTGTGGTTCGGCAGCAGAGAACTTTCTAA